Proteins found in one Poecilia reticulata strain Guanapo linkage group LG6, Guppy_female_1.0+MT, whole genome shotgun sequence genomic segment:
- the caprin1b gene encoding caprin-1b isoform X2: MPSAMNANRTVQSASPEVGSAPGSMGGCGQSEVLKQVLGVIDKKVRNMEKKKSKLDDYKVRKNKGEGLNQDQLEALSKYQEVTNNLEFARELHKTFITLGQDLQKVVKKSARREQLQREEAEQRRLKNILELQFVLDRLGDEAVRLDLKQGVGGSPLLTDGDLSTFDEFYKLVGPERDQSVRLIDQYEEASVHLWDLLEGKDKAVVGTTYKALKDILDQVLLSGYFDRIASLQNGVCEEEEEEEEPAAVAAAAVAPVAESSEAEEQTADPETEVAEEFTEALTVETTEFINRQFIPDSSYSGSEKEQADEWTREPEAVSALQQQQPVQPTAPPVALETHPMNLASPVPPTDPMVRKQVVQDLMAQMQGTYNFMQDSMLEFDGPPIDPAIVSAQPMKPAQPLDVPQMVCPPGHPESRPTQPTSVPVQPEPTQVPIVSPTPPPLYQTSHTPDSRPSTEPIDPIQTSMSLSSEQPPLSTALPPASQTQVFQPVSKAPHSSGINVNAAPFQSMQTVFNLNAPVPPANEPEVLNQANQYQNSYNPAFSSQSQHSVEQTEIQSEQLQSVGAFHAQDQSGGHQQPPQQGPGFGRQPQSFYNSRGMSRGGPRNARGMINGYRGASNGFRGGYDGYRPPFASTPNSGYGQPQFNTPRDYPNGNYQRDGYQQNYKRGAGQGPRGVSRSSTQAIRS; this comes from the exons ATGCCCTCAGCAATGAATGCAAACAGGACCGTGCAATCCGCCAGTCCAGAGGTGGGATCCGCTCCAGGGTCGATGGGCGGCTGTGGCCAGTCCGAGGTCTTGAAGCAAGTGCTGGGCGTCATCGACAAGAAGGTCCGCAacatggagaagaagaag AGCAAACTGGATGATTACAAAGTCAGGAAGAACAAGGGAGAAGGTCTCAACCAGGACCAGCTG gAGGCTCTCTCCAAGTACCAAGAAGTCACGAACAACTTGGAATTTGCCCGAGAGTTGCACAAGACATTTATTACGTTGGGACAAGAT CTCCAGAAGGTGGTGAAGAAGTCTGCACGGCGGGAGCAGCTGCAGCGAGAGGAGGCAGAGCAGCGGCGGCTCAAGAACATCCTTGAGCTGCAGTTTGTCCTTGACCGGCTGGGAGACGAAGCGGTGCGGCTGGACCTGAAGCAGGGCGTGGGAGGCTCGCCGCTCCTCACCGACGGAGACCTTTCCACGTTTGATGAGTTCTATAAGTTGGTGGGACCAGAACGGGATCAGAGTGTGAG GTTGATTGACCAGTACGAAGAAGCATCTGTGCACCTTTGGGACCTGCTTGAAGGGAAGGACAAGGCTGTGGTTGGAACTACAT ACAAGGCACTGAAAGACATATTGGACCAGGTTCTGCTGAGCGGATACTTTGACCGGATTGCCTCTCTCCAAAACGGAgtgtgtgaggaggaggaggaggaggaagagccgGCAGCTgtagcggcagcagcagtggCACCAGTCGCCGAGTCATCAGAGGCAGAAGAGCAGACGGCTGATCCAG AAACTGAAGTCGCTGAGGAATTCACAGAGGCTCTCACAGTGGAAACCACAGAA ttcataAACAGACAGTTCATTCCAGACAGCTCTTACAGCGGCAGTGAAAAGGAGCAGGCGGATGAGTGGACCAGGGAACCCGAG GCTGTCAGTGccttgcagcagcagcaacccgTACAGCCGACAGCGCCACCTGTTGCTCTGGAGACCCACCCCATGAACCTCGCGTCTCCCGTTCCCCCGACTGACCCCATGGTCCGCAAGCAGGTGGTGCAGGACCTGATGGCACAGATGCAGGGAACGTACAACTTCATGCAG GACTCCATGCTGGAGTTTGACGGACCGCCCATCGATCCCGCCATCGTGTCGGCGCAGCCCATGAAACCTGCTCAGCCTTTGGACGTACCGCAGATGGTTTGTCCTCCAG GTCACCCCGAGTCCCGGCCAACGCAACCCACTTCTGTTCCTGTGCAGCCCGAGCCCACACAA GTCCCCATCGTCTCACCGACACCGCCGCCGTTGTACCAGACCTCTCACACACCGGATTCTCGACCCTCGACAGAACCAATCGACCCAATCCAG ACCTCCATGTCATTGTCGTCAGAACAGCCTCCCCTCTCCACTGCCCTCCCTCCTGCCTCTCAGACGCAGGTCTTTCAGCCTGTTTCCAAAGCTCCTCACAGCAGTGGCATCAATGTCAATGCAGCTCCATTCCAGTCAATGCAAACA GTGTTCAACCTTAATGCCCCAGTCCCGCCAGCTAATGAGCCCGAGGTCCTGAACCAGGCCAACCAGTACCAGAACAGCTACAACCCGGCTTTCAGCAGCCAGTCGCAGCATTCTGTGGAGCAGACGGAGATTCAGTCTGAGCAGCTACAGTCTG TCGGTGCCTTCCACGCCCAGGACCAGAGCGGAGGCCACCAGCAGCCTCCTCAGCAGGGCCCGGGCTTCGGCAGGCAGCCTCAGTCCTTCTACAACAGCAGAGGCATGAGCCGCGGCGGGCCCAGGAACGCCCGCGGCATGATCAACGGCTACAGAGGCGCCTCCAACGGGTTCAGAG gtggTTATGACGGTTATCGCCCTCCCTTCGCCAGCACTCCCAACTCTGGATATGGACAGCCCCAGTTCAACACACCTCGCGATTATCCAAATGGGAATTATCAGAGG GACGGTTACCAACAGAACTACAAGCGAGGAGCCGGCCAAGGCCCCAGAGGAGTTTCACGAAGCAGCACTCAAGCAATTCGATCCTGA
- the caprin1b gene encoding caprin-1b isoform X3, whose product MPSAMNANRTVQSASPEVGSAPGSMGGCGQSEVLKQVLGVIDKKVRNMEKKKSKLDDYKVRKNKGEGLNQDQLEALSKYQEVTNNLEFARELHKTFITLGQDLQKVVKKSARREQLQREEAEQRRLKNILELQFVLDRLGDEAVRLDLKQGVGGSPLLTDGDLSTFDEFYKLVGPERDQSVRLIDQYEEASVHLWDLLEGKDKAVVGTTYKALKDILDQVLLSGYFDRIASLQNGVCEEEEEEEEPAAVAAAAVAPVAESSEAEEQTADPETEVAEEFTEALTVETTEFINRQFIPDSSYSGSEKEQADEWTREPEAVSALQQQQPVQPTAPPVALETHPMNLASPVPPTDPMVRKQVVQDLMAQMQGTYNFMQDSMLEFDGPPIDPAIVSAQPMKPAQPLDVPQMVCPPGHPESRPTQPTSVPVQPEPTQVPIVSPTPPPLYQTSHTPDSRPSTEPIDPIQVFNLNAPVPPANEPEVLNQANQYQNSYNPAFSSQSQHSVEQTEIQSEQLQSVVGAFHAQDQSGGHQQPPQQGPGFGRQPQSFYNSRGMSRGGPRNARGMINGYRGASNGFRGGYDGYRPPFASTPNSGYGQPQFNTPRDYPNGNYQRDGYQQNYKRGAGQGPRGVSRSSTQAIRS is encoded by the exons ATGCCCTCAGCAATGAATGCAAACAGGACCGTGCAATCCGCCAGTCCAGAGGTGGGATCCGCTCCAGGGTCGATGGGCGGCTGTGGCCAGTCCGAGGTCTTGAAGCAAGTGCTGGGCGTCATCGACAAGAAGGTCCGCAacatggagaagaagaag AGCAAACTGGATGATTACAAAGTCAGGAAGAACAAGGGAGAAGGTCTCAACCAGGACCAGCTG gAGGCTCTCTCCAAGTACCAAGAAGTCACGAACAACTTGGAATTTGCCCGAGAGTTGCACAAGACATTTATTACGTTGGGACAAGAT CTCCAGAAGGTGGTGAAGAAGTCTGCACGGCGGGAGCAGCTGCAGCGAGAGGAGGCAGAGCAGCGGCGGCTCAAGAACATCCTTGAGCTGCAGTTTGTCCTTGACCGGCTGGGAGACGAAGCGGTGCGGCTGGACCTGAAGCAGGGCGTGGGAGGCTCGCCGCTCCTCACCGACGGAGACCTTTCCACGTTTGATGAGTTCTATAAGTTGGTGGGACCAGAACGGGATCAGAGTGTGAG GTTGATTGACCAGTACGAAGAAGCATCTGTGCACCTTTGGGACCTGCTTGAAGGGAAGGACAAGGCTGTGGTTGGAACTACAT ACAAGGCACTGAAAGACATATTGGACCAGGTTCTGCTGAGCGGATACTTTGACCGGATTGCCTCTCTCCAAAACGGAgtgtgtgaggaggaggaggaggaggaagagccgGCAGCTgtagcggcagcagcagtggCACCAGTCGCCGAGTCATCAGAGGCAGAAGAGCAGACGGCTGATCCAG AAACTGAAGTCGCTGAGGAATTCACAGAGGCTCTCACAGTGGAAACCACAGAA ttcataAACAGACAGTTCATTCCAGACAGCTCTTACAGCGGCAGTGAAAAGGAGCAGGCGGATGAGTGGACCAGGGAACCCGAG GCTGTCAGTGccttgcagcagcagcaacccgTACAGCCGACAGCGCCACCTGTTGCTCTGGAGACCCACCCCATGAACCTCGCGTCTCCCGTTCCCCCGACTGACCCCATGGTCCGCAAGCAGGTGGTGCAGGACCTGATGGCACAGATGCAGGGAACGTACAACTTCATGCAG GACTCCATGCTGGAGTTTGACGGACCGCCCATCGATCCCGCCATCGTGTCGGCGCAGCCCATGAAACCTGCTCAGCCTTTGGACGTACCGCAGATGGTTTGTCCTCCAG GTCACCCCGAGTCCCGGCCAACGCAACCCACTTCTGTTCCTGTGCAGCCCGAGCCCACACAA GTCCCCATCGTCTCACCGACACCGCCGCCGTTGTACCAGACCTCTCACACACCGGATTCTCGACCCTCGACAGAACCAATCGACCCAATCCAG GTGTTCAACCTTAATGCCCCAGTCCCGCCAGCTAATGAGCCCGAGGTCCTGAACCAGGCCAACCAGTACCAGAACAGCTACAACCCGGCTTTCAGCAGCCAGTCGCAGCATTCTGTGGAGCAGACGGAGATTCAGTCTGAGCAGCTACAGTCTG TAGTCGGTGCCTTCCACGCCCAGGACCAGAGCGGAGGCCACCAGCAGCCTCCTCAGCAGGGCCCGGGCTTCGGCAGGCAGCCTCAGTCCTTCTACAACAGCAGAGGCATGAGCCGCGGCGGGCCCAGGAACGCCCGCGGCATGATCAACGGCTACAGAGGCGCCTCCAACGGGTTCAGAG gtggTTATGACGGTTATCGCCCTCCCTTCGCCAGCACTCCCAACTCTGGATATGGACAGCCCCAGTTCAACACACCTCGCGATTATCCAAATGGGAATTATCAGAGG GACGGTTACCAACAGAACTACAAGCGAGGAGCCGGCCAAGGCCCCAGAGGAGTTTCACGAAGCAGCACTCAAGCAATTCGATCCTGA
- the caprin1b gene encoding caprin-1b isoform X1, with translation MPSAMNANRTVQSASPEVGSAPGSMGGCGQSEVLKQVLGVIDKKVRNMEKKKSKLDDYKVRKNKGEGLNQDQLEALSKYQEVTNNLEFARELHKTFITLGQDLQKVVKKSARREQLQREEAEQRRLKNILELQFVLDRLGDEAVRLDLKQGVGGSPLLTDGDLSTFDEFYKLVGPERDQSVRLIDQYEEASVHLWDLLEGKDKAVVGTTYKALKDILDQVLLSGYFDRIASLQNGVCEEEEEEEEPAAVAAAAVAPVAESSEAEEQTADPETEVAEEFTEALTVETTEFINRQFIPDSSYSGSEKEQADEWTREPEAVSALQQQQPVQPTAPPVALETHPMNLASPVPPTDPMVRKQVVQDLMAQMQGTYNFMQDSMLEFDGPPIDPAIVSAQPMKPAQPLDVPQMVCPPGHPESRPTQPTSVPVQPEPTQVPIVSPTPPPLYQTSHTPDSRPSTEPIDPIQTSMSLSSEQPPLSTALPPASQTQVFQPVSKAPHSSGINVNAAPFQSMQTVFNLNAPVPPANEPEVLNQANQYQNSYNPAFSSQSQHSVEQTEIQSEQLQSVVGAFHAQDQSGGHQQPPQQGPGFGRQPQSFYNSRGMSRGGPRNARGMINGYRGASNGFRGGYDGYRPPFASTPNSGYGQPQFNTPRDYPNGNYQRDGYQQNYKRGAGQGPRGVSRSSTQAIRS, from the exons ATGCCCTCAGCAATGAATGCAAACAGGACCGTGCAATCCGCCAGTCCAGAGGTGGGATCCGCTCCAGGGTCGATGGGCGGCTGTGGCCAGTCCGAGGTCTTGAAGCAAGTGCTGGGCGTCATCGACAAGAAGGTCCGCAacatggagaagaagaag AGCAAACTGGATGATTACAAAGTCAGGAAGAACAAGGGAGAAGGTCTCAACCAGGACCAGCTG gAGGCTCTCTCCAAGTACCAAGAAGTCACGAACAACTTGGAATTTGCCCGAGAGTTGCACAAGACATTTATTACGTTGGGACAAGAT CTCCAGAAGGTGGTGAAGAAGTCTGCACGGCGGGAGCAGCTGCAGCGAGAGGAGGCAGAGCAGCGGCGGCTCAAGAACATCCTTGAGCTGCAGTTTGTCCTTGACCGGCTGGGAGACGAAGCGGTGCGGCTGGACCTGAAGCAGGGCGTGGGAGGCTCGCCGCTCCTCACCGACGGAGACCTTTCCACGTTTGATGAGTTCTATAAGTTGGTGGGACCAGAACGGGATCAGAGTGTGAG GTTGATTGACCAGTACGAAGAAGCATCTGTGCACCTTTGGGACCTGCTTGAAGGGAAGGACAAGGCTGTGGTTGGAACTACAT ACAAGGCACTGAAAGACATATTGGACCAGGTTCTGCTGAGCGGATACTTTGACCGGATTGCCTCTCTCCAAAACGGAgtgtgtgaggaggaggaggaggaggaagagccgGCAGCTgtagcggcagcagcagtggCACCAGTCGCCGAGTCATCAGAGGCAGAAGAGCAGACGGCTGATCCAG AAACTGAAGTCGCTGAGGAATTCACAGAGGCTCTCACAGTGGAAACCACAGAA ttcataAACAGACAGTTCATTCCAGACAGCTCTTACAGCGGCAGTGAAAAGGAGCAGGCGGATGAGTGGACCAGGGAACCCGAG GCTGTCAGTGccttgcagcagcagcaacccgTACAGCCGACAGCGCCACCTGTTGCTCTGGAGACCCACCCCATGAACCTCGCGTCTCCCGTTCCCCCGACTGACCCCATGGTCCGCAAGCAGGTGGTGCAGGACCTGATGGCACAGATGCAGGGAACGTACAACTTCATGCAG GACTCCATGCTGGAGTTTGACGGACCGCCCATCGATCCCGCCATCGTGTCGGCGCAGCCCATGAAACCTGCTCAGCCTTTGGACGTACCGCAGATGGTTTGTCCTCCAG GTCACCCCGAGTCCCGGCCAACGCAACCCACTTCTGTTCCTGTGCAGCCCGAGCCCACACAA GTCCCCATCGTCTCACCGACACCGCCGCCGTTGTACCAGACCTCTCACACACCGGATTCTCGACCCTCGACAGAACCAATCGACCCAATCCAG ACCTCCATGTCATTGTCGTCAGAACAGCCTCCCCTCTCCACTGCCCTCCCTCCTGCCTCTCAGACGCAGGTCTTTCAGCCTGTTTCCAAAGCTCCTCACAGCAGTGGCATCAATGTCAATGCAGCTCCATTCCAGTCAATGCAAACA GTGTTCAACCTTAATGCCCCAGTCCCGCCAGCTAATGAGCCCGAGGTCCTGAACCAGGCCAACCAGTACCAGAACAGCTACAACCCGGCTTTCAGCAGCCAGTCGCAGCATTCTGTGGAGCAGACGGAGATTCAGTCTGAGCAGCTACAGTCTG TAGTCGGTGCCTTCCACGCCCAGGACCAGAGCGGAGGCCACCAGCAGCCTCCTCAGCAGGGCCCGGGCTTCGGCAGGCAGCCTCAGTCCTTCTACAACAGCAGAGGCATGAGCCGCGGCGGGCCCAGGAACGCCCGCGGCATGATCAACGGCTACAGAGGCGCCTCCAACGGGTTCAGAG gtggTTATGACGGTTATCGCCCTCCCTTCGCCAGCACTCCCAACTCTGGATATGGACAGCCCCAGTTCAACACACCTCGCGATTATCCAAATGGGAATTATCAGAGG GACGGTTACCAACAGAACTACAAGCGAGGAGCCGGCCAAGGCCCCAGAGGAGTTTCACGAAGCAGCACTCAAGCAATTCGATCCTGA